The following coding sequences are from one Cryptococcus deuterogattii R265 chromosome 1, complete sequence window:
- a CDS encoding CAMK/CAMKL/GIN4 protein kinase, with product MPSSINAHDGGATNQRQATVTRKRTNGSNMRDEKQYIGQWRIGRTIGKGSSGRVKIAKHAVTGKYAAIKIVPKGLILNSRMSMSEAGAKADKVRLGIEREIVIMKLIDHPNVLNLYDVWETSSELYLIMEYVPGGELFDYLVKRGRLPVSEALHYFQQIIFAVDYCHRFNICHRDLKPENLLLDKDKNIKVADFGMAAWEAGERMLETSCGSPHYASPEIVAGRAYHGSSSDIWSCGIILFALLTGRLPFDDDNIRSLLQKVKVGIFEMPDEIKDPARDLLRRMLEKDPERRITMPEILSHPFFVSRPPRPIPGRSLISPPTLDEVERPVNSVDEIDPDIMGNLKTLWSGVSDQEIIKALMCKDKTWEKTIYHLLIKYRNKHLENYNMEEEEYEEARERRQARKQSQSSSSPARRKGVPAQDHSARLAPLGENETVANTPVKRPQAPTPNKASRKAPPEFPTPTKPVSQVRGPAGPRPPNSRGNSGTSNSSQAPAIVLQGATPTKELPPPQTTSSRPGSEVITTPTSPTPLNVPRVEDANLQTFLNQIADQMNRFSVRSSVASHSSTSSSAVLGSDYQACLAFAAGLTPSANPPSPVTENVVEEQGQFEDAADDQTDAEIASIHSSFTASIAPQSPLAGLGLGAPSATVRPGLHPVAGPNQQRWSYASSAGSSYRGSSAGSYAPVESPQFTHSPLEVQAPVLQAERTAPLPPPRATRPAPPISRPLPLNPAQQAYSEPTESLLPRDTSYVIIENSELPSDASLSSWGSKSSGFKAHRGLDGFGMLKKKKLSVEPVPFSSDSLGSSATSPFNSPKRSWFNNLFNFKPATCTLLSKDNLASTRERVRKILLSIGVRTAVTEIDGHKALKCRLDEVRDNGNVATKGVRFRVEFARANTSQTYSTLVTLTQEKGAESSFRACFVELKHFMDSQPSTPTTLSLNRPSVEQSRSVNSSNLLPAHSYQQYRYSATSADAPAGAPTSPVLSAPPIRYTASAPTTPVIDSSPRFTSPYLQLPVSPQSLQMPSY from the exons ATGCCGTCATCAATAAATGCCCACGACGGCGGGGCGACGAATCAACGACAGGCGACAGTTACACGAAAGCGGACCAATGGGTCTAATATGCGCGATGAGAAGCAATATATCGGACAGTGGCGTATAGGAAGGACGATCGGGAAAGGCAGTTCAG GCCGTGTCAAAATTGCCAAACACGCGGTGACGGGCAAGTATGCCGCCATCAAAATTGTACCGAAGGGTTTAATCCTCAACTCTCGGATGTCCATGTCAGAGGCGGGCGCAAAGGCTGACAAGGTCCGACTTGGTATTGAGAGGGAGATCGTGATTATGAAGCTCATTGACCATCCCAACGTGCTCAACTTGTACGACGTGTGGGAAACCAGCTCAGAGCT TTACCTTATCATGGAATACGTGCCTGGAGGTGAACTATTTGATTATCTCGTCAAGCGTGGTCGGCTCCCAGTGTCAGAAGCTCTCCATTATTTCCAGCAAATCATCTTTGCTGTCGATTACTGTCACCGCTTCAATATCTGTCACCGCGATCTCAAACCCGAGAACTTACTTCttgacaaggacaagaacaTTAAAGTGGCTGATTTCGGAATGGCCGCTTGGGAAGCTGGCGAAAGGATGTTAGAAACAAGCTGCGGTAGTCCCCATTACGCGAGTCCCGAGATCGTAGCG GGCAGAGCATACCATGGTTCATCTTCAGACATCTGGTCTTGCGGTATCATCCTGTTCGCTCTTCTTACAGGAAGACTGCCATTCGACGATGACAATATTCGATCCTTGTTACAAAAGGTCAAGGTTGGCATCTTTGAGATGCCGGATGAAATCAAGGATCCAGCCAGAGatttgttgagaaggatgcTCGAGAAAGACCCGGAGAGGCGTATAACC ATGCCTGAGATTCTGAGCCACCCCTTCTTTGTCTCGCGGCCCCCTCGACCTATTCCTGGGCGATCGCTCATATCACCCCCTACACTCGATGAAGTTGAACGCCCTGTGAACTCAGTTGATGAAATCGATCCCGATATCATGGGTAACCTGAAAACTCTCTGGTCAGGCGTCTCGGATCAGGAAATTATCAAGGCGTTGATGTGTAAAGA CAAAACTTGGGAGAAGACTATCTATCACCTTCTTATCAAGTACCGTAATAAGCATCTTGAGAACTACAacatggaggaagaggagtatGAGGAGGCGCGAGAACGTCGACAGGCACGGAAACAATCACAGTCTAGTTCGTCCCCTGCTCGAAGAAAAGGCGTACCGGCTCAAGACCACTCTGCTCGCCTTGCACCTCTAGGAGAAAATGAGACTGTTGCCAACACCCCTGTTAAGCGACCTCAGGCACCGACCCCTAACAAGGCCTCTCGCAAAGCCCCTCCTGAATTCCCGACCCCGACTAAACCAGTATCTCAAGTTCGAGGCCCTGCAGGACCTCGTCCTCCTAACAGCAGAGGCAACTCTGGAACTAGCAATTCTTCACAAGCCCCAGCAATCGTCTTGCAAGGTGCCACTCCTACCAAAGAATTGCCTCCTCCACAAACCACTTCGTCCCGTCCTGGTTCCGAAGTGATCACTACTCCTACTTCTCCAACGCCATTGAACGTTCCACGCGTTGAAGATGCCAACTTACAGACCTTTCTCAACCAGATTGCTGACCAGATGAACCGCTTCAGTGTCAGGTCTTCAGTGGCGTCACACTCTTCTACTTCCAGTTCGGCCGTCTTGGGTAGTGACTATCAAGCTTGTCTTGCGTTTGCTGCCGGGCTGACTCCCTCTGCCAATCCCCCGTCCCCTGTGACGGAAAATGTcgttgaagagcaaggacaATTCGAAGATGCTGCTGATGACCAGACTGATGCCGAGATAGCTAGCATACACTCTAGCTTTACTGCATCAATTGCTCCTCAAAGCCCGCTTGCAGGGCTCGGTCTCGGTGCGCCCTCCGCCACTGTCCGACCAGGATTACATCCTGTTGCTGGACCTAACCAGCAGCGATGGAGCtatgcttcttctgctggATCGTCTTATCGAGGTTCTTCGGCTGGATCGTACGCGCCCGTGGAGTCTCCTCAGTTTACTCACAGCCCTTTGGAAGTGCAGGCTCCTGTCTTGCAAGCCGAGCGCACAGCTCCCTTACCGCCTCCACGAGCTACACGTCCCGCCCCTCCTATTTCTCGACCACTTCCTCTCAACCCTGCTCAACAAGCATATTCCGAACCCACTgaatcccttcttcctcgcgaCACATCTTATGTTATCATAGAGAATTCCGAGCTTCCCAGTGACGCCAGCCTTAGCTCTTGGGGTAGCAAGTCATCTGGCTTCAAAGCCCATCGAGGTTTGGATGGTTTCGGAATGCttaagaagaagaagctcagTGTGGAACCtgtccctttttcttccgaCAGTCTCGGTTCTTCGGCGACATCACCTTTCAACTCACCGAAACGATCCTGGTTCAACAATCTTTTCAACTTTAAGCCTGCCACCTGCACCTTACTATCAAAAGATAACCTTGCCTCTACCCGCGAGAGGGTGCGCAAAATACTTCTCAGTATTGGTGTGAGGACGGCAGTGACGGAGATTGACGGGCACAAGGCTTTGAAATGCAGACTAGACGAAGTTAGAGATAATGGCAATGTGGCAACCAAGGGTGTGAGGTTTAGAGTAGAATTCGCAAGGGCGAACACCAGTCAAACGTATAGCACTCTTGTTACTCTTACACAGGAGAAGGGAGCGGAGTCATCGTTCCGAG CTTGCTTCGTTGAGTTGAAGCACTTCATGGACTCCCAACCCTCGACACCAACCACTCTTTCTTTGAACAGACCTTCAGTCGAGCAATCACG